One genomic segment of Helianthus annuus cultivar XRQ/B chromosome 14, HanXRQr2.0-SUNRISE, whole genome shotgun sequence includes these proteins:
- the LOC118486405 gene encoding uncharacterized protein LOC118486405 has translation MDSKTFSLILLITSSILCIQPRADGTHSVYFLDSSSHSYFHSRSSQSKTMSLPEVGAAVSVLLGFAPPSTLSSASSEKLNEVLLPNPFNRPHAVFFLEITGFRDMQPELGFKSNIFSKAFKSEVAIGTAEIQFSDEDELTLFPLNKPLPEDLTDNDLTNFASWLGGSYVNTAPEPLSGELTIPLANDVQLKLHISKNADREFITSIISLFHNVRELTAVPMCSPENMPAELMKGRFDGFKDFQYHYGTDEIVQKGAELLVTSVSKMYDYLQRSQGRIVGVVVFIDSPAKESNTMPTLNFTKASPRWLEEKEGSRDAALIAEMLLVRRTLAWITGIILIIATLMGVWFLMYMPLTRDTLLYSNVKLD, from the exons ATGGATTCTAAAACCTTTTCATTGATACTACTGATTACTTCATCAATTCTATGCATTCAACCTAGG GCCGATGGAACTCACTCAGTTTACTTCCTCGATAGCTCATCTCACTCATATTTTCACTCTCGATCATCTCAG TCCAAAACAATGTCACTTCCGGAAGTAGGTGCTGCTGTTTCAGTATTGCTTGGTTTTGCACCTCCTTCAACATTGTCCTCTGCCAGCTCAGAAAAG TTAAATGAGGTGCTTTTGCCTAACCCCTTTAATAGGCCTCATGCTGTTTTCTTCCTAGAGATCACTGGATTTCGAG ATATGCAGCCTGAGCTCGGATTCAAGAGTAATATTTTCAGTAAAGCCTTTAAGAGTGAAGTTGCTATCGGAACTGCTGAAATTCAATTTTCTG ATGAAGATGAGTTGACTCTATTCCCTTTGAATAAACCACTTCCCGAGGATCTGACCGACAATGATTTAACCAATTTT GCTTCTTGGTTGGGTGGATCCTATGTTAATACCGCACCCGAGCCATTGAGTGGAGAGTTGACCATCCCTTTGGCAAATGATGTTCAATTAAAGCTTCACATCTCAAAAAACGCAGACCGAGAATTTATAACGAGCATCATTTCTCTATTCCATAATGTCAGGGAACTAACAGCAGTCCCTATGTGTTCACCTGAAAATATGCCAGCAGAATTGATGAAAGGaagatttgatggttttaag GATTTCCAATATCACTACGGAACAGATGAAATCGTTCAGAAAGGTGCTGAATTGTTGGTGACATCAGTATCCAAGATGTACGACTACTTGCAACGATCCCAAGGTCGTATTGTTGGGGTAGTTGTTTTTATTGATTCACCCGCTAAAGAATCCAATACAATGCCAACCTTAAATTTCACAAAAGCATCTCCAAGGTGGTTGGAGGAAAAAGAAGGTTCCCGTGATGCAGCATTGATCGCAGAAATGCTTCTTGTCAGACGGACCTTAGCATGGATCACCGGCATAATTCTTATAATTGCCACTCTTATGGGGGTATGGTTCCTCATGTATATGCCGCTCACGAGAGACACCCTTTTGTATTCTAACGTCAAGCTCGACTAG
- the LOC118486404 gene encoding non-lysosomal glucosylceramidase-like, with product MGKKNIFHHRKNSWPAEEFVNRTTLQLLDFDSGAPPEQAWRRKLNSHAGILKEFSVTFMEALKMIGLGIRLWSYVREEASHGRRAPIDPFNKEGKPAATQGVPLGGMGSGSITRGFRGEFRQFQIIPGACEPSPMMANQFSIFISRDGGSKKYASVLSPGQHDGTGGDQGLSSWGWNLSGHNSTYHALFPRAWTVYDGEPDPELKVSCRQISPFLPHNYRDSSLPTTVFVYTLVNTGKERAQVSLLFTWANSIGGASHFSGDHVNEPFIGEDGVSGVLLHHKTAKEHPPVTFAIAACETQNVNVTVLPSFGLSDESCVTAKDMWGKMAQDGHFDRENFYNGATFPSSAGEANCAAVSASTWVEPNGKCTVAFAVAWSSPKVKFMKGKSYHRRYTKYYGTSERAAGDLVHDALTNYKRWEEDIQKWQNPILKNDSLPEWYKFTLFNELYFLVAGGTVWIDTPLPADDSSGSDRHLPRIKHKNDSAYENGTSLTNSSEDDETEVVRKDENPVSTSRNSTSHDDEEDVGRFLYLEGVEYIMWCTYDVHFYASFALLELFPKIELSIQREFAKAVLSEDTRKVKFLAEGNSGIGKVKGAVPHDLGTHDPWHEMNAYNIHDTSKWKDLNPKFVLQVYRDFAATGNLAFGTDVWPAVCAAMDYMDQFDRDGDCLIENDGFPDQTYDTWTVHGISAYCGCLWLAALQAAAAMAVELNDKFAAQKYKKKFLKAKSSFESKLWNGSYFNYDSGSSSNSKSIQADQLAGQWYTASAGLPNLFGDDKIQSSLQKIFDFNVMKVRGGRMGAVNGMHPNGKVDETCMQSREVWTGVTYGVAATMIHAGMEDNAFTTAEGIFIAGWSEEGFGYAFQTPEGWTMDGSYRSLVYMRPLAIWGMQQALEKPKAVLGAPGVNIMDRINTPLSSRTSFNDRRVKKIAHKAKCFSDSVFRCVC from the exons ATGGGTAAAAAGAATATATTCCATCATAGGAAGAATTCATGGCCTGCTGAAGAATTTGTAAATAGAACTACTCTTCAACTG CTTGATTTCGACAGCGGTGCGCCGCCAGAACAGGCGTGGAGAAGAAAATTAAACAGCCATGCTGGTATCCTTAAAGAGTTTAGTGTTACCTTCATGGAAGCATTAAAAATG ATTGGCCTTGGTATACGATTATGGTCATATGTAAGGGAAGAGGCTTCTCATGGAAGG CGAGCACCTATTGATCCTTTTAATAAAGAAGGAAAACCAGCGGCCACACAAGGGGTCCCGCTTGGTGGGATGGG AAGCGGCAGTATAACCCGAGGGTTTCGTGGAGAATTTCGGCAATTCCAAATAATTCCCGGTGCATGTGAGCCTTCTCCTATGATGGCAAATCAATTCTCC ATTTTTATATCGCGGGATGGTGGGAGTAAAAAATATGCATCGGTTTTATCACCGGGTCAACACGATGGGACAGG AGGGGATCAAGGTTTATCATCATGGGGGTGGAATTTAAGTGGTCATAATTCAACGTATCATGCGTTATTTCCACGAGCATGGACAGTTTACGATGGTGAACCCGACCCTGAACTTAAAGTGTCGTGTCGCCAAATTTCACCGTTTTTGCCGCATAATTACCGTGATAGTAGTCTTCCAACCACTGTTTTTGTTTACACG tTGGTGAATACCGGAAAGGAAAGGGCACAAGTCAGTCTTCTTTTCACATGGGCG AATTCGATTGGTGGAGCGTCACACTTTTCAGGAGATCATGTCAATGAGCCTTTCAT AGGAGAAGACGGAGTTTCGGGTGTGCTTCTACACCACAA GACAGCTAAAGAACACCCTCCTGTTACTTTTGCCATAGCTGCCTGTGAAACGCAAAATGTAAACGTGACGGTTTTACCAAGTTTTGGATTATCAGATGAAAGTTGTGTTACTGCGAAAGATATGTGGGGTAAAATGGCACAG GACGGACATTTTGATCGGGAGAACTTCTACAACGGAGCAACATTTCCGTCATCAGCAGGGGAGGCTAATTGTGCTGCTGTGTCGGCTTCCACGTGGGTTGAACCAAACGGGAAGTGCACGGTTGCATTCGCTGTTGCATGGTCATCCCCAAAAGTCAAATTCATGAAGGGAAAATCATATCACAG GAGGTATACCAAATATTATGGGACCTCAGAGAGGGCAGCCGGGGATTTGGTTCATGATGCTTTAACGA ATTATAAGAGGTGGGAAGAAGATATCCAAAAATGGCAAAATCCAATCTTAAAAAACGACAGCTTACCAGAATG GTACAAATTTACATTATTCAACGAGCTCTACTTTTTGGTCGCTGGCGGCACAGTTTGGATCG ACACTCCACTACCAGCAGACGACTCATCTGGTAGTGATCGGCATTTACCGAGGATAAAACACAAGAATGATTCAGCATACGAAAATGGAACTTCTCTTACAAATTCAAGTGAAGATGATGAAACCGAGGTGGTTAGAAAAGATGAAAACCCGGTTTCAACCAGTCGTAATTCAACATCACACGACGATGAGGAAGACGTGGGTCGGTTTCTTTATCTAGAGGGTGTGGAGTATATCATGTGGTGTACTTATGACGTTCATTTCTACGCGTCATTTGCGCTTCTAGAACTGTTCCCGAAAATCGAACTCAGTATCCAACGGGAATTTGCAAAAGCGGTTTTGAGTGAAGATAcaagaaaagtcaagtttcttgCTGAAGGAAACTCGGGAATCGGTAAGGTTAAAGGTGCGGTTCCTCATGATCTCGGAACACATGATCCATGGCATGAAATGAATGCGTATAACATACACGATACGAGCAAATGGAAAGATTTAAACCCTAAATTTGTTCTTCAAGTATATCGAGATTTCGCTGCAACGGGAAATTTAGCGTTTGGAACGGATGTCTGGCCTGCGGTTTGTGCTGCCATGGACTATATGGACCAGTTTGACCGAGACGGAGACTGTTTAATTGAAAACGATGGGTTCCCGGATCAAACGTACGACACGTGGACGGTTCACGGGATTAGTGCTTATTGTGGTTGTTTATGGCTCGCTGCACTTCAAGCAGCAGCAGCCATGGCGGTCGAGCTGAACGATAAGTTCGctgctcaaaaatacaaaaagaaattctTGAAAGCTAAATCCTCATTTGAATCGAAATTGTGGAACGGGTCGTATTTTAATTATGATAGCGGGTCGAGTAGTAACAGTAAATCGATCCAAGCTGATCAATTAGCGGGTCAGTGGTATACGGCATCTGCGGGACTACCGAATCTTTTTGGTGATGATAAGATTCAAAGTAGCTTACAGAAGATATTCGATTTCAATGTCATGAAAGTAAGAGGAGGTCGTATGGGAGCTGTAAACGGTATGCATCCTAACGGGAAAGTGGATGAAACGTGTATGCAATCTCGTGAAGTGTGGACGGGTGTCACGTATGGAGTTGCAGCCACCATGATTCATGCTGGGATGGAAGACAACGCTTTCACGACAGCTGAAGGGATATTCATTGCCGGATGGTCAGAAGAAGGGTTTGG ATACGCGTTTCAGACACCGGAGGGATGGACAATGGATGGTAGCTATAGATCATTAGTGTACATGAGGCCACTAGCAATTTGGGGGATGCAACAAGCTTTGGAAAAACCCAAGGCGGTACTTGGAGCACCAGGTGTGAACATAATGGATAGAATCAACACACCGCTTAGTTCACGAACATCTTTTAACGATAGGCGTGTTAAAAAGATTGCTCACAAGGCCAAGTGCTTTAGCGACTCTGTATTTCGTTGTGTTTGTTAA